A region from the Triticum urartu cultivar G1812 chromosome 1, Tu2.1, whole genome shotgun sequence genome encodes:
- the LOC125539872 gene encoding ADP-ribosylation factor-like protein 2, which yields MGLLSIIRKIKRKEKEMRILMVGLDNLGKTTIVLKINGEDTGVISPTLGFNIKTIQYQKYSLNIWDVGGQKTIRSYWRNYFEQTDGLVWVVDSSDVRRLDDCRTELHNLLKEERLAGSSLLVFANKQDIQGALKPDEIAKVLNLEVMNKDRHWKIVGCSAYTSDGLLQGFDWLVQDIASRIYVLD from the exons ATGGGTCTCCTCAGCATCATCAGAAAAATCAAGCGCAAGGAAAAGGAGATGCGGATTCTCATGGT TGGCCTGGACAACTTGGGTAAGACGACAATTGTGCTCAAGATAAATGGGGAGGATACTGGTGTCATCAGCCCTACTCTTGGTTTTAATATCAAGACCATCCAGTACCAAAA GTACTCGCTGAACATATGGGATGTCGGGGGTCAGAAGACCATCCGTTCGTATTGGAGGAACTACTTCGAGCAGACTGACGGTCTAGTTTGGGTGGTCGATAGTTCTGATGTTCGAAGGCTCGATGATTGCCGTACTGAGCTCCACAATCTTTTGAAAGAAGAG AGACTGGCTGGATCATCGCTACTAGTTTTCGCAAATAAGCAAGACATTCAGGGCGCTCTGAAGCCTGACGAAATTGCCAAG GTTCTGAATCTTGAAGTGATGAACAAGGACCGGCACTGGAAGATCGTTGGCTGCAGCGCCTACACCAGCGACGGCCTGCTCCAGGGCTTCGACTGGCTTGTCCAGGACATCGCCTCCCGCATCTATGTCCTCGACTGA